A genomic window from Salvia miltiorrhiza cultivar Shanhuang (shh) chromosome 5, IMPLAD_Smil_shh, whole genome shotgun sequence includes:
- the LOC130986670 gene encoding WAT1-related protein At5g64700-like, which yields MEEKKPLLAVLAIQLVYAGYFLLTKLAFDVGMNTFVFVFYRQAAATLFLLPIAISLERKTAPPLPLSLLIKIFMLSLIGITMSLDIVGVGLKYTSASLGAATSNTLPVITFFLALLFGMEKVNIRSRPGLMKVCGVTLCIGGVVTIALYRGPFLKLLLHHHLIHNQIQPHLSPQNTWIQGVFLMLLANLCWAFWLVLQGRVLRSYPSKLLLTTLQCFLSAIQSFLVAISVTRDPNEWQLGWNIRLVSVAYCGIVVTGFTFYLQTWVVEKKGPVYLSMTTPWIMVFTIILSAIVLGEIITLGSVIGAILLVGGLYFVLWGKAKEEEREKGECQQIGDVEKACGGETTTT from the exons atggAGGAAAAGAAGCCCCTTTTGGCAGTTCTTGCGATACAGCTAGTGTATGCAGGGTATTTCTTGCTAACGAAGCTTGCATTTGATGTGGGAATGAACACTTTTGTCTTCGTTTTCTACAGACAAGCTGCTGCTACCCTCTTCTTGCTCCCCATTGCCATCTCTCTCGAGCg GAAAACTGCTCCACCATTGCCACTTTCACTCCTCATCAAGATTTTCATGCTCAGTCTAATTGG GATTACAATGAGCTTGGATATTGTGGGTGTGGGTTTGAAGTACACGTCAGCATCTTTGGGAGCTGCCACTTCCAATACACTACCTGTTATCACTTTCTTCCTTGCACTTCTTTTTGG GATGGAGAAGGTGAATATAAGAAGCAGGCCTGGGTTGATGAAGGTTTGTGGAGTAACACTTTGCATAGGAGGAGTAGTGACCATTGCATTGTACAGAGGCCCTTTCTTGAAACTATTGCTTCACCATCACTTGATACACAATCAAATCCAACCACATTTGTCCCCTCAAAATACTTGGATTCAGGGTGTCTTTCTCATGCTACTTGCCAACTTATGCTGGGCTTTCTGGCTCGTCTTACAG GGGAGAGTATTAAGAAGTTATCCATCAAAGTTGCTGTTGACAACCCTACAATGCTTTCTGAGCGCAATACAATCATTTTTAGTTGCTATTAGTGTTACAAGAGACCCTAATGAGTGGCAACTTGGATGGAACATCAGACTTGTGTCTGTAGCCTACTGT GGAATAGTGGTGACTGGCTTCACATTCTACCTTCAAACATGGGTTGTTGAGAAGAAAGGTCCGGTTTACCTATCCATGACCACTCCATGGATCATGGTTTTCACAATCATTCTATCAGCAATTGTTTTGGGGGAGATCATCACTTTGGGAAG TGTTATTGGGGCAATTCTCCTAGTTGGAGGGCTTTATTTTGTGCTATGGGGAAAGGCTAAGGAAGAAGAGAGGGAAAAAGGGGAATGCCAACAAATTGGAGATGTTGAGAAAGCATGTGGAGGGGAGACTACTACTACATAG